One window of Paenibacillus sp. FSL K6-3182 genomic DNA carries:
- a CDS encoding FMN-dependent NADH-azoreductase: protein MTTVLFVKANNRPAYQSVSVKLYDEFFASYKESHPNDKIIELDLYKEELPYVGVDMINGTFKTSKGLALTAEEAKAVAVADKYLDQFLAIDKVVFGFPLWNLTIPAVLHTYIDYLNRAGKTFKYTPDGPVGLMGNKKIALLNASGGVYSEGPKADVEMAVKYVASMMRFFGVNDIETIVIEGHNQFPEKAEEIIVDGLEKALKVASTF from the coding sequence ATGACAACAGTTTTATTCGTAAAAGCAAACAATCGCCCAGCATATCAATCAGTCAGTGTAAAATTATATGATGAATTTTTTGCGAGTTACAAAGAATCGCATCCAAACGATAAAATAATAGAGCTTGATTTATACAAGGAAGAATTGCCATATGTAGGCGTAGATATGATTAATGGTACTTTTAAAACGAGTAAAGGACTTGCGTTAACAGCAGAAGAAGCAAAAGCAGTAGCTGTTGCTGATAAATATTTAGATCAATTCCTTGCTATTGATAAAGTTGTGTTTGGTTTCCCATTATGGAACCTAACAATCCCAGCTGTGCTACACACATATATTGATTATTTAAACCGAGCAGGTAAAACATTTAAATATACACCAGACGGTCCAGTGGGACTTATGGGGAATAAGAAAATTGCATTATTAAACGCTAGTGGCGGTGTATATTCTGAAGGACCAAAAGCTGACGTTGAAATGGCTGTTAAATATGTAGCAAGTATGATGAGATTCTTCGGAGTAAATGATATAGAGACAATTGTGATAGAAGGCCACAATCAATTCCCAGAAAAAGCAGAAGAGATAATTGTGGATGGTCTTGAAAAAGCTCTTAAAGTAGCAAGTACGTTCTAA
- a CDS encoding DUF3238 domain-containing protein: MTTIVKVRASVFIPTSWTEPRKDIQTGNTIEFEGDSREFTPYAVNTLRSRIEQEVIVDFYKKEIFTYVNTGITTEKTTTPDGSINKRLGKASTEGILCTDIVWGSDEVKFQMSASASNPLNVLAPPVDYLLTVLVKKDGIVDIQGEHDGFPCYEFYKQVNWGPFEQIYTHDFRETGDTPAAMGGDMEYRFKKIL, encoded by the coding sequence ATGACTACTATCGTTAAAGTTAGAGCAAGTGTATTTATTCCAACATCTTGGACTGAACCTAGGAAAGATATTCAAACGGGTAACACAATCGAATTCGAAGGTGACTCACGTGAGTTTACACCTTATGCAGTAAACACTTTGCGTTCAAGAATTGAACAAGAAGTCATTGTAGATTTCTACAAAAAAGAAATTTTCACATATGTGAATACGGGCATAACAACAGAAAAAACCACAACTCCTGATGGTTCCATTAATAAAAGATTAGGAAAAGCTAGTACGGAAGGCATTTTGTGCACGGATATTGTATGGGGGTCAGACGAGGTCAAATTTCAAATGAGTGCAAGTGCTAGCAACCCATTAAATGTATTAGCACCTCCTGTTGACTATCTATTAACTGTACTTGTCAAAAAAGATGGTATTGTCGACATTCAAGGGGAACACGATGGATTCCCTTGTTATGAATTTTATAAGCAAGTAAATTGGGGTCCGTTTGAACAAATTTATACCCATGATTTCAGAGAAACTGGTGATACACCTGCAGCTATGGGTGGGGATATGGAGTATAGATTCAAAAAGATATTGTGA
- a CDS encoding MarR family winged helix-turn-helix transcriptional regulator — translation MNNQFFSELDLTSLLSLSFSVSINELHNRLSELGFDDIRPVHGFMFKCINPNGATGIELAEYLGVTKQAVSKMVDYLEQCGYVIRKAHPTDNRGKIIILTERGWLVVKAKEKILTEIEQRWIENIGAERLQMLKEDLSKLIYGANEGNFPTRVRPVW, via the coding sequence ATGAATAATCAATTTTTTAGTGAATTAGATCTTACATCCCTTTTGTCATTATCTTTTAGTGTATCGATTAATGAACTACATAACAGATTGAGTGAATTGGGATTTGATGATATTAGGCCTGTACATGGTTTTATGTTTAAATGTATCAATCCTAATGGAGCAACAGGTATAGAACTAGCCGAATATTTAGGAGTTACAAAGCAAGCTGTGAGTAAAATGGTGGATTATCTCGAGCAATGTGGTTATGTAATACGCAAAGCTCATCCCACTGATAATAGAGGGAAAATTATTATTTTGACCGAACGAGGTTGGTTAGTAGTGAAAGCAAAAGAGAAGATTCTAACTGAGATTGAGCAACGTTGGATTGAAAACATTGGAGCAGAACGACTGCAAATGCTCAAAGAAGATTTATCAAAATTAATTTATGGAGC